In a genomic window of Cytophagia bacterium CHB2:
- a CDS encoding DUF721 domain-containing protein, whose amino-acid sequence AKVATAKDVQDGRLYVEVANSIWRNELYYMKPDIIVKINKKLGQNLIHDIQLV is encoded by the coding sequence CGCGAAAGTGGCCACCGCAAAAGATGTGCAAGACGGCCGCCTGTACGTTGAAGTGGCGAACAGCATTTGGCGCAACGAGCTGTATTACATGAAACCGGATATTATCGTAAAGATTAACAAAAAATTAGGACAAAATCTCATTCATGATATCCAATTAGTATGA